The following nucleotide sequence is from Pristiophorus japonicus isolate sPriJap1 chromosome 12, sPriJap1.hap1, whole genome shotgun sequence.
GGTGCTGGTGCAAAACAGCTGGTATCGGATCAGCTGTTCCATTGACTACAATGGAATTAAAATGATACATATAACCCTAACCCATTGCAGTCAATGAAAATAATAATCAGGCTCTGCGTAGAACGGGCGGGTGATCAAATACAGTTCACTTTGCGCCACTGCCCAAGACGTATTTCTACCCCAATGAATATTTCAATTATGTGGCTTTCCCTCCCTGCTCCATCCCTGAAAATGACTTATCTTACATACATACATAGAGCCTACAGCAGTGTTTATACctcatacgagcctcctcccacgctAATTACCACTTCCAACCCTGTCCTTGTATCCCTCCTCCCTCACATATGTCTCAAACCTCTCCTTAAATGTGTCGGTTCTATCTGCTGCAACCGCCCCATGTGTCAGCAAattccacattcacaccactctctATGTAAAGAGTGTCAGCTGCCCAACAGTAAAAATCGACCCCACAGTTTCTGCAAAGAAAAATATACCCCTGAATCAAGAGAATGCTTCTGCAAGTTTTATCTGAAAGCGTGATTCCACATTATAGACTGAATTGGCTTTCACAGGCTTCTTTTTCTGCCATAGTTGCAAAAATGGAATAATATTAGAAATAAGTTGATAATTTTCCCTTTCTTTAGTTTTGAGGTGCTTAGGAATTCCTACCCGAGTTGTTACAAACTTTGAATCTGCTCATGACACCAATGGGAATTTAATAATTGAAAGTGAGTATGATGACGAAGGAATGGAAGTGGGAACATCAGATGATAGTATATGGTGAGTTTAAACTGAATACAATGTATCAACAGTATTGTGCCCTTCAAATTGCATTGTGAGATACTGTACTAACATACcaagtcataagaatataagaattaagagcaggagtaggccattcgagccctcgagcctgctctgccattcaatgaaatcatggctgattttcctgcatggtccccatatccccttaataTCGAAACACCTacgatatctgtcttgaatatactcaaagactgagtgccCGAGTTTGGTCGATTTACCGCCGGCTGCCGCTGAGAAGGTCTCCatgttttctgggcgctctcccctctgagtgagtttggtcaggtcctcattTCAGCGGGGAGAGAAGACTGCTGGGGAGCGTCCACCCGCTGACTCCCAAGATTGGTCTGGATTGCCCTCTgccccagcagcagaagagactgccgcgtggaggcaggtcttacctgaacggtaagtatgaagacctgcaagaaaatgttagtgcacttgttttcttcatttcttttgcagtgattttgatggatggggtcctctgaaggatgtgtagtagtttttttttaatgttttgaaaaaaaattatttttcctgtttcccccctccctggcCCCGACTCTATTCTCGGCGTTACTTTGCTGAGGATCGTATTTGCCACCCAGAATGCGACCTACTGCTTGCTGCTGTCCAGAATcagcgtgtaaggcccattttttccgctggccggtttttcccacatttttccaccaaacttccactcaaggtaccgtcaggatcttagcggtcctttcgaaggtacatgggcggaacttagatttgaccaaactcgggccctgagcctccacagccctctggggtagagaagtccaaagattcaccaccctctgagtgaagaagtttctcctcatctcaatcctaaatgaccgaccccttattctgagactgtgacccctggttctagactcctcagccaagggaaacatctccctcgcatctatcctgtcaagttttgtaagaattttgcatgtttcaatgagatcaccttgcattcttctaaactctagagaatataggtctagtctactcaatctctcctcataggacaatccccacatcccaggaatcagtctggtgaacctttgttgcactccctcaatggcaagtatatccttccttaagtaaggggaccaaaactgtacacaatactccagagccTCATGAAGGTCTTATATAATTGCagaaagacatctttactcatattcaaattctcttgtaataaaggccaacataccatttgctttcttaattgcttgctatacctgcatgttaactttcagtgattcgtgtacaaggacaccctggtccctctgaacaccagcatttcccaatctctctccatttaaaaaaaactctatttttcctatcaacgtggataacttcacatttctccacattatattccatttgccatgttcttgcccactcacttagcctgtccatatccccttgaattctctttgcatcctcttcacaacttatattcccagcgAGCTTTGTATTATTAGGAaagttggatatattacatttggtcccctcatccaaatcattgatagagtgtgattagctggggcccaagcaccgatccttgcgacaccccactagttacagcttgccagccagaaaatgaccagtttattcctactctctgttttttatccattaaccaatcgtcaatccatgttagtatatgACCTTCAATCCCGTGatacctaattttgttcaataacctcttgcgttgcaccttatcgaatgccttccgaaaatccatccactggttcccccccttatctattttgctagttacaacctcaaaaaactctaacagatttgtcaaacatgatttccctttcataaatccatgttgactctgcccaatcctattattattttctcagtgccctgttaccacatcattAATCATAGATTTTATTATGGTGCTGTTAAGGTATATTTTGTAAGTTGAAATAATCATCCACACTGAAGTTGTAACTGGCAAGTCGGGAAATATATTATCCAGAATTCTAATTAATTACACCTAGATAATATGCAATTTAATTTGCTTAATGGGGTGCTATTTCTGTGAGAATTTGACTATTCTGGAGGTGTTTCTCTGTTGCTGTACATTAGGAATTTCCATGTCTGGGTGGAATCTTGGATGGCAAGATATGATTTGAGGCCTGGCAATGATGGATGGCAGGCACTCGACCCAACACCACAGGAGAAAAGTGAAGGTACGGATGTAATAAATAATAGATGATTACGGTCTTATTTATGtgtttaaaaaatgtaaaataattgtGGGTAGTGAGATAACAGACAATAATTGAATCAATGGGGATCATTTTAACTTTTGGTGGGAGTAGGAACCAGGTGGTTGGGAATTGTTGTCGATTATCATGTAGACTTCAAACACTCTAAGAATGATTTATTTTGCATTTCCATGAAGTAACCTATCAAGTTATATTCACACCTTTTAATTTCTGTGTGGGTCAGAATAAGAAAGTTTTGCAAAAAAAATACCAAATTAATGTTATTGAAATAAAACAGCACCACCGTTGGTGAACAGTGAGCATGCCTGGTAAGTTCAGATCACATAAATTCACTCAGGCAGGTTCTTGATCATTTTTTGGTTTTATTAGGAATCTACTGCTGTGGACCAGCCCCGGTCAAGGCAATCAAAGAGGGGGAGACAGATATATGCTACGATGTTCCCTTCATATTTGCTGAAGTCAATGCGGATTGTGTGACTTGGGTCTGTTCTGAACAGGGGAAAAAGATGAAAGTCGACACTGACACCAAACACGTTGGCCAGAAGATCAGCACCAAGTGTGTCGGCAGCGATGAACGTGATGATATCACAAACAATTACAAATATCCCGAGGGTACGGAAAAAATACAAGCCTGTAGTTAACATAACTGAAAGAAATTCACATTTgttttatatctatatatatattatcATCAATGGTTACATCTTGGCAAATGGTAAGATCCTCTTGAGAATTGAATAAAGTGTTCACTTACATAACTTATTGTGTGGGGTACTTTGATGTGTTGGAAAATCCTAAGGTGTCAATGAGATTTAAAAGTGTTTGGTGGAATTCTTATTACAGTATAATTAATATACTAAAGCTCTTAGATCAGAATTATCACAGTGATAAATATAGACGGGGGAAGGGAAAGCAAGCTTTAATTCCGCTCTCCTCTGGTAGCTCCTGAAATGTGTCACCTCAGCCAGGAAAATTAATGTATCTACTGTAACAGCACTAACTCATTTGTTTTTAAGGCTCTGATAGAGAAAGACAAATTTTTGAGCTGGCTGACAGAAGAAGAGCTCCTTTGAAGCCAGAGAAACAACTTCACTTGTATTTGAAGACCAATGATCCAATTTACAATGGAGCCAATGTTAAAATATCCGTAGTCATTTCCAGCAAGAATTCCATGAAGAGAGTCTACACACTCAAGATTAGTGCTATGAAAAAGAAATATAATAGGACCTCCAGAGGGACATGTATAAAGAAGTATCAACAGGAGATCACTGTAAATCCCAGTGAAGGTAAGAAACCAGTCATTGATTTTCTACCTAACCGGTCACTACTTACCATTGTGACAGACCATTTGTTAAGGTTTGGTTATATTTGCATGAATATTCAGTGTATCACCATGATCTGCTTCTATTGCCGGGTATACCGTGTGGTGTAATGAAGCAAACTATTGAAATACAATTGTACAGCAACTATGGATAGAGCATTTCATGTTAGTTGTAAAAACATTGAAACCATGCTCTCACTCCTTTTCATCAGCATGTGGGTGATCTACAATATTAAAAGACTGTGCAACATTGAAATAGTTTCCATcagttgaacagaatttttttattGAAGCTTTAAAAGATACCCATGAATCCCTTGCTTCCCAGATGCTTTGTATTATAGCTGAAGGCTATTCTGCTTAAACATAAGTCAGTTTGATAACCTGTTCTTTATACCTGAATTGATATTCCAGATAAAACCGTGGAGGTGGAACTGTCTTACACAGAATATGGGGAGTTCCTTGACAAGTATAATCTAATCAGGCTGACAGCTCTTCTAACTGATGTAGAAACAAATGAAAGTGCATTCACACTAAAAGACATCTCTTTGATCAATCCTAACATCACAATTCAGGTAATGTCAAGAAGTGTGCACCTCCAAGATGGGAATTACCAATAAGTTCTACATTTTTTCTGACTGCGCTTTAAGTTTCTCTCATTTTTCTTTTAAGTCTAACCTTAGACAATTAGAGCAACAAGCTAAGCCAGTCTCAGGTTTCTCCTTGAATGAAGTGTATTTGCACTTATTGGTGGATGTGCCATTGTGGAACCTGACTGAaaacattggcctggaaattccggtcggaggcttcccgcagacaATTGCCTTCAACCAGAGAATTTTAACAAATCTACCTGgtagtctaggaggcgccctggattccgttggggaggccttctcttccctcgctgcgaagtgcgctcccgtccggagggttcccacgcagaagatgcagtcacatgtgactgctcagctaaTCAGGTacatattccacagctttctcattaatatcattgagaactccgtatctacaagttcttattgctattaatgggaaaaaaaacaaacacacactaataaaaaataaaaaacagaactcacataattaaaattaattggaattaaagttaataaatgccctagaaaaaaacaatatttttctgatttttttaaaaagttttgtaattcaggttaaaaataaacttaccttagtgggcagagtttttaaacaataacaTGTGTTTATTCAATTTAGTGtttatgtgtgttttaaaacacttgcacctgtaaaagtaggctatgcgcttgctttttcaggtgcaagaattttgaggatatttgctgggcaagatatgggtaaatcccataatcttgcccaagcaaatgtcctcgctcccgatctgtggattgacagaccggaaaagccggttttcagcgcatgcgcattgtgcgctgaaaaccagctttcccgatgccttcccgggtccgtagaaacttattAATGAATTCAATTGTGACCTCACTGTCAGGCCTCAACTAGATGACAACACTGGTATTCACAGAAATGAGTGAATTGGTCAACACAACGGCAGTTTCCTGATGCATTCACTGCTGTGCTCCCTGGACGTACTGAATTGAAGGGAAAGGAAATTAAATTTGGCTATAGAATAATTGAGATGGAAGTGAAGAGACATGGGGAGCGCAATTGGTCATGGGCATGGTGGATGCAATCAAGTGCTTTTGCATCGATCGCTTGTTAGACACCCTGCTCAATATTCAGTTTCATTACCTGCAATAGAATAATGAGCAGTAAATGCAAAAATCTGCCACTTCCCGTTCCTGCCCATGACCAATTATATACCATGAAGTGCTAGTGGAAAACAGGAGAATGCATGAAGGACAAATAAAAACTGTAGCAGGAAGTGAAGAAAATATGAATAAAAATCACATCAGTGAAACGAGAGAAAGAAATAAAATGATAGAaaggcaaaaaaaaacaatcagaaGAACTGGACTAAATAGAATAAAAAGGTACAGAAGAAAAGACAAAATCAGCAGAGAAAATGTGTGACATAAAAAAATTGTGTTGGAAATAGCAAAAATTATGCCGAGTGTATGCACTATACATATTCTGCCTGATCAGTAGCAAGGAGATTGAGGCCAAAAACAGGAAGGTAATTTTTTCCTACAGTTGAGATGGATGATATTCAGGGTGGAGGCGTTCTAACAGCACTGATGGTCATTACTGGTGCAGCTCTAATTTGCTTTCCTTGCTGCTTTCAGACTCAAGGACTTGCCATGGGGCAGTCCTGTGCCAGGGGAATGTAGGGTTTAGCCAATGACCTGATATTTTGGATGTTCTGAAGAATTGTCTTGTTTCCTCAGGTCCCAGGTGTGTCTGTGCTGTTCAAAGAGGTGATGGCAGAAATCAGTTTTGAGAACTTTCTGCCTGTGGCACTGACTAACTGTGTCTTCACACTTGAGGGAGCAGGCCTGATTGATGGTCAGAAGGAAATAAAGTAAGTCAGAGCACTCTGAAAATATACAGTACAGGTCAACAAGTATACATATCCTTTATGATCAACATGTGTACAGTAGgtacattatcatcataggcagtccctcggagtcgaggatgacttgcttccactctaaaagt
It contains:
- the LOC139277021 gene encoding protein-glutamine gamma-glutamyltransferase 2-like, with amino-acid sequence MASTADCVSYTDFHCEKNNQEHRTSEISTKRLIVRRGQTFHITVQFNRNQYNPDNDRFKLVAQTGPNPSETSGTKFLFSLSDSINKRRWSAVAVSSSRSRLSLNISSSPNAKIGRHSLVLQKITPGQTVSQVLGEIVLLFNPWCSEDEVFLSDDGQLNEYVLNEQGVIFTGCTEYIQSLPWNFGQFEEDILDICLKLLDNNPKHLKNPAKDCTHRNSPVYISRIVSAMVNCNDDNGILFGKWDDPYTDGVYPGKWNGSVAILRQWNSGGCQPVCYGQCWVFAAVACTVLRCLGIPTRVVTNFESAHDTNGNLIIESEYDDEGMEVGTSDDSIWNFHVWVESWMARYDLRPGNDGWQALDPTPQEKSEGIYCCGPAPVKAIKEGETDICYDVPFIFAEVNADCVTWVCSEQGKKMKVDTDTKHVGQKISTKCVGSDERDDITNNYKYPEGSDRERQIFELADRRRAPLKPEKQLHLYLKTNDPIYNGANVKISVVISSKNSMKRVYTLKISAMKKKYNRTSRGTCIKKYQQEITVNPSEDKTVEVELSYTEYGEFLDKYNLIRLTALLTDVETNESAFTLKDISLINPNITIQVPGVSVLFKEVMAEISFENFLPVALTNCVFTLEGAGLIDGQKEIKVGKINPGEVITKEASLIPKKMGLKKLTVDFDSDKLKDVKGYINIDIQEEGI